One Fusarium falciforme chromosome 1, complete sequence genomic window carries:
- a CDS encoding Myosin-1, with product MGISRRPKNKDARAGAAAGASGSAKPKKATFETTKKKEIGVSDLTLLSKVSNEAINENLKKRFEGAEIYTYIGHVLVSVNPFRDLGIYTDQVLDTYKGKNRLEMPPHVFAIAESAYYNMKAYNDNQCVIISGESGAGKTEAAKRIMQYIASVSGGESGDIKQIKDMVLATNPLLESFGNAKTLRNNNSSRFGKYLQIYFNAQGEPVGADITNYLLEKTRVVGQITNERNFHIFYQFTKGASQQYRETFGIQKPETYVYTSRSKCFDVDGIDDLAEFQDTLNAMKIIGLSQPEQDEIFRMLAAILWIGNIQFQEDQSGYAEVIDRSVVDFAAYLMEVTPEQLINAITIRILTPRNGEVIESPANPAQALATRDALAKAIYSNLFDWIVERINKSLKARQPTSNTIGILDIYGFEIFEKNSFEQLCINYVNEKLQQIFIQLTLKAEQDEYAKEQIQWTPIKYFDNKVVCDLIEQIRPPGIFSAMKDATKTAHADPAACDRTFMQSINGMSHAHLTPRQGNFIIKHYAGDVTYTVDGITDKNKDQLLKGLLNLFQHSGNQFVHTLFPRPVDQDNRKQPPSAGDRIRTSANALVDTLMKCQPSYIRTIKPNENKSPTEYNGPNVLHQIKYLGLQENVRIRRAGFAYRQAFDKFVDRFFLLSPATSYAGEYTWDGTTEAAVKQILKDTSIPKEEWQMGVTKAFIKAPETLFALEHMRDRYWHNMATRIQRMWRAYLAYRAESATRIQRFWRKKRTGAEYLQLRDQGHRVLGGRKERRRMSLLGSRRFLGDYLGINATNGPGAQIRNAAGIGSNEKTIFSCRAEILEAKFGRSSKPSPRIIVVTNSKFYIIAQALVNGQPHISAEKSVPLGAIKFIGASAARDDWFSLGIGSPQEPDPLMNCVFKTELFTQMQRVMPGGFNLKIGDTIEYAKKPGKMQQVKVLKDSQLPVDYYKSGGIHTQPGEPPNSVSKPTPKGKPVPPRPITRGKLIKPGGPNGRPSRLTGNRTAKPRPGAGSRPTPQPPAAVTAAAAIPAAASQGPVTVPHRPVSTQNAHAAVANSISNHTRNASGAGRAPPPPPPPAAPARPASPPKILAKVLYDFAAQRENELSIHANEIVEIVQKSTNGWWLAKNQQTEQQAWVPAAYVQEQAPPAPRAPPAPPRAKPTPPQPPAKRPAANRKPAELQQRDSGMSLNTLNGSTGSRSSTPTPSLGGSLADALLARKNAMQREKEDDDDW from the exons ATG GGAATATCAAGACGTCCCAAGAATAAGGACGCCCGCGCCGGGGCCGCGGCTGGCGCAAGCGGCAGCGcaaagcccaagaaggcTACCTTCGAgaccaccaagaagaaggagatcgGTGTCTCCGATCTGACCCTGCTGAGCAAAGTGTccaacgaggccatcaacgaaAACCTGAAGAAGCGATTCGAGGGCGCCGAGATCTATACCTATATCGGCCATGTGTTGGTCTCGGTCAACCCCTTCCGGGACCTGGGCATCTATACCGACCAGGTCCTCGACACCTACAAGGGCAAGAACCGACTCGAGATGCCGCCGCACGTCTTCGCCATCGCCGAATCCGCATACTACAACATGAAGGCCTACAATGATAACCAGTGCGTCATCATCTCGGGAGAGTCGGGCGCTGGCAAGACCGAGGCCGCCAAGCGCATCATGCAGTACATCGCCAGCGTGTCTGGTGGAGAGTCGGGAGACATCAAGCAGATCAAGGACATGGTGCTGGCAACCAACCCCCTGCTCGAGTCGTTTGGAAACGCCAAGACACTGCGAAACAACAACTCGTCGCGATTCGGCAAATACCTACAAATTTACTTTAACGCTCAGGGCGAACCCGTGGGCGCCGACATCACAAACTACCTCCTGGAGAAGACGCGAGTGGTGGGCCAGATTACAAACGAGCGCAACTTCCACATCTTTTACCAATTCACAAAGGGCGCTTCGCAGCAGTACCGAGAGACCTTTGGCATCCAGAAACCCGAGACGTACGTCTACACGAGCCGGTCAAAATGCTTCGACGTCGACGGCATCGACGATCTCGCCGAATTCCAAGACACGCTCAACGCCATGAAGATTATTGGCCTCAGCCAACCCGAGCAAGACGAGATCTTCCGCATGCTTGCGGCCATTCTGTGGATTGGAAACATCCAGTTCCAGGAGGATCAGAGTGGTTATGCCGAGGTGATTGATAGATCCGTGGTGGATTTCGCCGCCTACCTCATGGAGGTCACCCCCGAGcagctcatcaacgccatcacGATCCGAATTCTGACTCCTCGAAACGGCGAGGTTATCGAATCGCCTGCGAACCCGGCCCAGGCATTGGCTACAAGAGATGCGCTAGCCAAGGCCATTTACAGCAATCTGTTCGACTGGATTGTCGAGCGCATCAACAAGTCTCTTAAGGCCCGACAGCCAACTAGCAACACGATCGGTATTCTGGATATTTACGGCTTCGAGATTTTCGAAAAGAACAGTTTCGAACAGCTTTGTATCAACTACGTCAACGAGAAGCTGCAGCAGATCTTTATCCAGCTCACTCTCAAGGCCGAGCAAGACGAGTACGCGAAGGAGCAGATTCAATGGACGCCAATCAAGTACTTTGACAACAAGGTTGTGTGTGACCTGATCGAGCAGATCCGACCACCAGGCATCTTCTCCGCCATGAAGGATGCCACCAAGACTGCGCACGCTGATCCGGCAGCTTGCGACCGAACCTTTATGCAGAGTATCAACGGCATGTCGCACGCCCATCTTACCCCCCGTCAAGGAaacttcatcatcaagcacTACGCTGGTGATGTCACCTATACTGTGGATGGTATTACGGATAAGAACAAGGATCAGCTCCTCAAGGGTCTGCTCAACCTGTTCCAGCACAGCGGAAACCAATTCGTCCATACCCTGTTCCCTCGCCCGGTTGATCAAGATAACCGAAAGCAGCCTCCCTCGGCTGGTGACCGTATCCGAACGTCTGCGAATGCCCTGGTCGATACTTTGATGAAGTGCCAGCCTTCATATATCCGAACCATCAAGCCGAACGAGAACAAGTCGCCCACTGAGTACAACGGTCCCAATGTTCTTCATCAAATCAAGTATCTTGGTCTTCAGGAGAACGTTCGCATTCGTCGAGCCGGTTTCGCTTACCGTCAAGCATTCGACAAGTTTGTTGACCGATTCTTCCTCTTGTCACCTGCTACATCGTATGCTGGTGAATACACTTGGGACGGTACCACCGAGGCTGCTGTCAAGCAGATTCTCAAGGATACCAGCATCCCTAAGGAAGAGTGGCAGATGGGAGTCACCAAGGCATTCATCAAGGCTCCTGAAACTCTCTTTGCCCTTGAGCACATGAGAGATAGATACTGGCATAACATGGCCACACGAATCCAGCGCATGTGGAGAGCCTATCTTGCCTACCGAGCCGAATCTGCTACTCGAATCCAGAGGTTCTGGAGGAAGAAGCGAACTGGAGCCGAGTACTTGCAACTTCGAGACCAGGGCCACCGGGTTCTCGGAGGACGCAAGGAGAGACGTCGTATGAGTCTTTTGGGTTCCCGAAGATTCCTCGGCGACTATCTGGGCATCAATGCTACCAATGGTCCTGGAGCGCAGATCCGCAATGCTGCTGGCATTGGCTCAAACGAGAAGACCATCTTCTCTTGCCGAGCTGAGATCCTGGAAGCCAAGTTCGGTCGTTCCAGCAAGCCCAGCCCGCGTATCATTGTTGTTACAAACAGCAAGTTCTATATCATTGCCCAAGCCCTCGTCAATGGTCAGCCCCATATCTCGGCTGAAAAGTCTGTGCCTCTGGGCGCGATCAAGTTCATTGGAGCCTCGGCGGCTCGTGATGACTGGTTCTCACTCGGCATTGGCTCTCCACAGGAACCGGATCCTCTGATGAACTGTGTGTTCAAGACTGAACTGTTTACTCAGATGCAGCGGGTAATGCCTGGAGGTTTCAACCTCAAGATCGGTGACACAATCGAATACGCCAAGAAGCCAGGCAAGATGCAGCAGGTCAAGGTTCTCAAGGATTCCCAGCTTCCAGTCGACTATTACAAGAGTGGTGGCATCCACACACAACCTGGTGAGCCACCAAACTCGGTCTCGAAGCCCACTCCCAAGGGCAAGCCAGTACCCCCTCGACCTATCACTCGAGGCAAGTTGATCAAGCCCGGAGGTCCCAACGGTCGACCATCTCGACTCACTGGCAACCGAACGGCCAAGCCTCGACCTGGAGCGGGCTCACGACCTACTCCTCAACCACCAGCTGCTGtcactgctgctgccgccatcCCCGCTGCCGCTTCCCAAGGTCCCGTCACTGTCCCCCATCGTCCCGTGTCGACACAAAACGCGCACGCTGCGGTTGCAAACTCCATCTCAAACCATACCCGCAATGCTAGCGGTGCTGGGCGTgcacctccaccacctcctccccctGCTGCCCCTGCACGACCAGCAAGTCCCCCCAAGATCCTGGCCAAGGTTCTGTACGACTTTGCGGCCCAGCGGGAGAACGAGCTCTCGATCCACGCCAATGAGATCGTCGAGATTGTCCAGAAGTCGACCAATG
- a CDS encoding Peptidylprolyl isomerase — MKAALILSVLASAAVGVVAEELKIDVTLPVVCERKTKNGDKIHMHYRGTLAADGSQFDASYDRGTPLVFKLGSGQVIKGWDQGLLDMCIGEKRTLTIPPEFGYGQRAIGPIPAGSTLIFETELVGIDGVPKPEKIETKVVEKAESAADSAEEAAESATEKIAEKVASAVAEAADAAKTILADTDDAPVHEEL, encoded by the exons ATGAAAGCCGCCCTGATCCTGTCTGTTCTGGCCTCTGCCGCCGTTGGCGTTGTcgccgaggagctcaagattgACGTGACGCTGCCCGTCGTCTGCGAGCGCAAGACCAAGAACGGTGACAAGATCCATATGCACTACCGTGGCACCCTCGCCGCCGACGGATCACAGTTCGATGCCA GCTACGACCGGGGCACTCCCCTCGTCTTCAAGCTTGGTAGCGGCCAGGTTATCAAGGG ATGGGATCAGGGTCTCTTGGACATGTGCATCGGCGAGAAGAG GACTCTGACCATTCCCCCCGAGTTCGGTTATGGCCAGCGAGCCATTGGCCCTATTCCCGCCGGCTCGACCCTGA TCTTCGAGACGGAGCTCGTTGGCATCGATGGCGTCCCCAAGCCCGAGAAGATCGAGACCAAGGTTGTCGAGAAGGCCGAGTCTGCCGCCGACAGCGCTGAGGAGGCAGCCGAGTCTGCTACCGAGAAGATTGCCGAGAAGGTCGCCAGCGCCGTCGCTGAGGCTGCCGACGCCGCCAAGACCATCCTCGCGGATACCGATGACGCCCCCGTTCACGAGGAGCTGTAA